In a single window of the Pseudochaenichthys georgianus chromosome 16, fPseGeo1.2, whole genome shotgun sequence genome:
- the nradd gene encoding tumor necrosis factor receptor superfamily member 16: protein MGPFVICAFLLLKVTLGDACTSGQFTESGQCCSLCPAGSLVLEKCGKEDTKCTPCPKGMFFSSDGLSPCIPCAKCPSGIPTHASCSGTQDTQCKCRIGHFFLSQHGLCAPCSKCTRAGEGVTRECGPQGDTQCQICAPGTFSEERISTKPCNTCTQCSDIEVEIRSCMPNSDTLCMDKKLHILSRPALDGSDAPREEEETSSATGMPNLPPKDEGRSNNILAYVSVLAAVVLGLIVYVAYKCWRSCKQKRALSKARAAELGTSPEGEKLQSDSGVFLDSHSIQDNQPSKGTKRDSKQDNRLYINLPPHRQEEVERLLQEREGQGWRQLGAALGYEPEQLDLFGRGEAPAHTLLSNWAQKEGSSLGLLFSALARIERSDVVTALNSPMQGVSVV, encoded by the exons GTTACTCTTGGAGATGCCTGTACCAGCGGCCAGTTCACTGAATCGGGGCAGTGTTGCAGTCTGTGTCCTGCTGGCTCCCTAGTGCTGGAAAAGTGTGGGAAAGAGGATACCAAGTGCACGCCATGCCCAAAGG GAATGTTTTTTTCATCGGATGGCCTCAGCCCCTGCATTCCCTGTGCAAAGTGCCCGTCTGGTATTCCCACGCATGCCTCTTGTTCTGGCACTCAAGACACACAATGTAAATGTCGCATCGGCCACTTCTTTTTGAGTCAACACGGCCTGTGTGCACCTTGCTCTAAATGCACTCGAGCTGGCGAGGGTGTTACTAGGGAGTGTGGCCCGCAGGGAGACACGCAATGCCAGATCTGTGCCCCGGGAACTTTTTCAGAGGAGCGTATCAGCACCAAACCCTGCAATACCTGCACCCAGTGCTCCGACATTGAGGTGGAGATCCGATCCTGCATGCCCAACTCCGACACACTGTGCATGG ATAAGAAGCTGCATATTCTGTCTCGTCCTGCTCTGGATGGGTCTGATGCCCctcgagaggaggaggagacaagtTCTGCCACTGGAATGCCAAATCTTCCCCCGAAGGACGAGGGAAGAAGCAACAACATCCTGGCCTACGTGTCTGTTCTGGCTGCCGTGGTGCTGGGTCTGATTGTTTACGTTGCTTATAAATG TTGGAGATCCTGTAAACAGAAGAGGGCTCTCTCTAAGGCCCGTGCGGCTGAGTTGGGAACATCTCCAGAGGGAGAAAAGCTCCAAAGTGACAGCGGTGTTTTTCTGGACTCTCACAGCATACAGGACAACCAGCCCAGCAAAG GTACCAAGAGGGACAGCAAGCAGGACAACCGTCTGTACATTAACCTGCCCCCCCACAGACAGGAAGAGGTGGAGCGCCTTCTacaggagagagaggggcagGGGTGGAGACAGCTGGGCGCAGCGCTGGGTTATGAGCCTGAACAGCTGGACCTGTTTGGGCGTGGAGAGGCCCCCGCCCACACGCTCCTCTCTAACTGGGCCCAGAAAGAAGGCTCCTCTCTGGGACTGCTGTTCTCTGCTCTGGCCCGCATTGAGAGGTCTGATGTGGTCACAGCTCTTAACTCCCCCATGCAAGGTGTTTCTGTGGTGTGA